In Prevotella sp. oral taxon 475, one DNA window encodes the following:
- the xerA gene encoding site-specific tyrosine recombinase/integron integrase produces the protein MESENKSSADVVRRYLRYLKLERNYSPNTIAAYRTDLRWLTNYLQDRHLEFSDVRLEHLEHFSASLHDHHITPRSQARILSGVRAFFKYLLLDDYIDADPTELLPSPHVNTHLPDVLSTAEVDLLEASIDLSKWEGQRNKAIIEVLFSCGLRVSELVNLKLSDLYLDEKFIRVLGKGSKERLVPISPKAIAELKYWFVDRNLMVIRPGEGDYVFLNRRGAHLTRTMILIMIKRQAEAAGIQKTVSPHTLRHSFATSLLEGGADLRAIQAMLGHERIGTTEIYTHIDTSTLREEILNHHPRNCIPSKDD, from the coding sequence ATGGAAAGCGAAAACAAAAGTTCTGCCGATGTGGTGAGGCGTTATCTGCGCTATCTGAAGCTGGAACGCAACTACAGTCCTAACACCATTGCGGCCTATCGAACCGACTTGCGTTGGTTGACGAACTATCTGCAAGATCGCCATCTCGAGTTTTCCGACGTGCGATTGGAGCATCTGGAGCATTTCTCGGCTTCGCTTCACGACCATCATATCACGCCGCGCTCGCAGGCACGCATCCTGAGCGGCGTGCGTGCTTTTTTTAAATATCTGCTATTGGACGACTATATCGACGCCGACCCCACAGAGTTGCTCCCCTCTCCTCATGTCAACACCCATCTACCCGATGTTCTTTCCACGGCCGAGGTAGACTTGTTAGAAGCCTCGATCGACCTTTCCAAGTGGGAAGGTCAGCGCAACAAGGCCATCATCGAGGTGCTTTTCAGTTGCGGACTCCGCGTATCCGAATTGGTGAATCTGAAACTTTCCGACCTCTATCTCGACGAAAAATTTATCCGCGTGCTGGGAAAGGGGAGCAAAGAACGCCTCGTTCCCATCTCGCCAAAGGCGATTGCGGAACTGAAATACTGGTTCGTCGACCGCAACTTGATGGTCATTCGTCCCGGTGAAGGCGATTATGTGTTTCTCAATCGGCGAGGGGCACACCTCACACGCACCATGATTCTCATCATGATCAAGCGCCAAGCCGAGGCGGCAGGCATCCAAAAGACCGTCAGTCCGCACACCCTTCGCCACTCTTTTGCCACCTCTCTGCTCGAGGGCGGTGCCGACCTGCGCGCCATCCAGGCCATGCTGGGGCACGAACGGATAGGAACCACCGAGATATATACCCACATCGACACCTCTACGCTGCGCGAAGAAATTTTAAACCACCATCCGCGCAACTGCATTCCATCGAAAGACGACTGA
- a CDS encoding pitrilysin family protein, with protein sequence MRFRNWLLLAALALAGATQAQMQMPPIPLDPAVKIGKLDNGLTYYIRYNNWPEKRANFYIAQKVGSIQEEEAQRGLAHFLEHMCFNGTKHFPGDALLRYCESLGVKFGADLNAYTSIDRTVYNIDNVPTARQSALDSCLLILRDWAGSLTLDPKEIDQERGVIHEEWRLRTSPGSRMFERNLPKLYPGSKYGLRYPIGLMSVVDNFKYKELRDYYEKWYHPSNQGIIVVGDVDVNHVEAEIKRLFGDLKNPLNAAPVVEEQVPNNNTPIVIVDKDKELNASMVEVMMKHDAMPDSMKTDLSYLLYNYVKGVGIGLLNDRLAEAALKSNCPFVSANASDASYIFAKTKDAFTIGVSPKDMSQTAEALKAAYAEALRAAEFGFTPSEYERSKASTLGSLDKMYSNKDKRFTQQFASECTEHFLANEPMPPIDFYYETMKKMVPSIPLDYINETFKELVAKTDTNLVIISFNPEKEGSVYPTEESLLGAVKQARSQKLEAYVDNVKNEPLLATLPKPGKIKGEKRNEKFGYTEITLSNGVTVLLKKTDFKKDQVSLSGKGGGGSSLYGEKDYTNLQLFDDVVENSGLGVFSKTELSKALAGKIASANLSISDRRMQVSGSSTPKDLETMLQLVYLHFTQIKKDPEAFNNLMAYLQMALKNRETSPDVAYQDSVQATLYGHNKRLKPLELTDLPKISCDRILQMAAERTANANGWCFTFVGNYDEKTIRPLICRYLGSLPSKGKNIEGRRTKFFQRGIVKNDFTRKMETPKANATMVWFNESIPYSVENSIKANMVGEVLKMVYLKKIREEASAAYSCGASGWATIDDDYHFAAVYAVCPMKPEKSAEALQIMRDEMPQLAKSCDASMLAKVKEYMLKEADDQAKSNDYWMGVINTWHRYGIDSYTQYKALVAAQTPESISHFAKEILKAGNHIEVTMMPAEEKK encoded by the coding sequence ATGCGTTTTAGAAACTGGCTTTTGCTTGCTGCTTTGGCCCTTGCCGGTGCCACGCAAGCACAAATGCAGATGCCCCCGATACCGCTCGACCCTGCGGTGAAGATCGGCAAACTGGACAACGGACTTACCTATTACATCCGTTACAACAACTGGCCCGAGAAGCGTGCCAACTTCTATATCGCCCAGAAAGTGGGCTCGATACAGGAGGAAGAGGCACAACGCGGACTGGCACACTTCCTCGAACACATGTGCTTCAACGGCACGAAACACTTCCCCGGAGATGCCCTGTTGCGCTATTGCGAGAGCCTGGGCGTGAAGTTCGGTGCCGACCTGAATGCCTATACCAGCATCGACCGCACGGTGTATAACATCGACAATGTGCCCACGGCACGGCAGTCGGCCCTCGACTCGTGTCTGCTCATCCTGCGCGACTGGGCCGGAAGCCTCACACTCGACCCGAAAGAAATCGACCAAGAACGCGGCGTGATTCACGAGGAGTGGCGTTTGCGCACGAGTCCGGGCAGCAGAATGTTCGAGCGCAACTTGCCCAAACTCTACCCTGGGTCGAAGTATGGGTTGCGCTATCCCATCGGACTGATGAGCGTTGTCGACAACTTTAAATACAAAGAACTGCGCGACTATTACGAGAAATGGTATCACCCCTCCAACCAAGGCATCATCGTGGTGGGCGATGTGGACGTAAATCATGTGGAAGCCGAAATCAAACGACTCTTCGGCGACTTGAAAAACCCGCTCAATGCCGCTCCTGTGGTGGAAGAACAGGTGCCCAACAACAACACGCCCATCGTGATTGTAGACAAAGACAAGGAGCTAAACGCCAGCATGGTGGAGGTGATGATGAAGCACGACGCTATGCCCGACTCGATGAAAACCGACCTCTCTTACCTCTTATATAACTATGTAAAAGGGGTGGGAATCGGCCTTCTGAACGACCGTCTGGCCGAAGCGGCTCTCAAATCCAACTGTCCTTTCGTGTCGGCCAATGCCAGTGATGCCAGCTATATCTTTGCCAAGACGAAGGATGCTTTCACCATCGGCGTGTCGCCCAAAGACATGTCGCAAACGGCCGAGGCCCTGAAAGCGGCTTATGCTGAAGCATTGCGGGCGGCTGAGTTTGGCTTCACGCCCTCCGAATACGAACGCTCGAAAGCCAGCACACTGGGTTCGCTCGACAAGATGTACAGCAATAAGGACAAACGCTTCACCCAGCAGTTTGCATCCGAGTGCACTGAGCACTTCCTTGCCAACGAACCCATGCCGCCAATCGACTTCTACTACGAAACCATGAAGAAGATGGTGCCGAGCATTCCCTTAGACTATATCAACGAGACGTTTAAAGAATTGGTGGCGAAAACCGACACCAACCTTGTCATCATCAGCTTCAACCCGGAGAAAGAGGGCAGCGTCTACCCCACCGAAGAAAGTCTGTTGGGAGCTGTCAAGCAGGCACGCAGCCAGAAACTCGAGGCTTATGTGGACAATGTGAAAAACGAACCACTGCTCGCTACTCTGCCCAAACCGGGCAAAATCAAGGGTGAGAAACGCAACGAGAAGTTCGGCTACACAGAGATAACGCTGTCTAACGGCGTAACGGTGCTGCTGAAGAAAACCGATTTCAAGAAAGACCAGGTGTCGCTGAGCGGTAAAGGCGGCGGCGGAAGCTCGCTCTATGGCGAAAAAGATTATACCAACCTGCAACTCTTCGACGACGTGGTGGAAAACAGCGGACTGGGTGTGTTCTCCAAAACAGAACTCTCGAAGGCTTTGGCCGGTAAGATTGCCTCGGCCAACCTCTCCATCTCCGACCGACGGATGCAGGTCAGCGGTTCGTCTACGCCCAAAGATCTTGAAACGATGCTGCAACTGGTGTATCTCCATTTCACTCAGATCAAGAAAGACCCAGAGGCCTTTAACAACTTGATGGCCTATCTCCAAATGGCACTTAAAAACCGGGAGACTTCACCCGATGTGGCCTATCAAGACTCGGTGCAGGCCACTCTGTATGGTCATAATAAACGACTGAAACCGCTCGAACTCACCGATCTGCCTAAGATCAGTTGCGATCGGATTCTGCAAATGGCTGCCGAACGTACGGCTAATGCCAATGGCTGGTGCTTCACCTTTGTGGGCAACTACGATGAAAAGACCATCCGTCCGCTTATCTGCCGCTATTTGGGTTCGTTGCCTTCTAAGGGTAAGAACATAGAAGGAAGACGCACGAAATTCTTCCAAAGAGGTATCGTCAAGAACGACTTCACCCGTAAGATGGAAACACCTAAGGCCAATGCCACGATGGTGTGGTTCAACGAGTCGATTCCCTACAGCGTGGAGAACTCGATCAAAGCCAATATGGTGGGCGAAGTGCTCAAAATGGTTTACCTGAAGAAGATTCGCGAAGAGGCCAGTGCAGCCTACTCATGCGGCGCAAGCGGCTGGGCCACTATTGATGATGACTATCATTTTGCTGCTGTTTATGCCGTTTGTCCGATGAAACCGGAGAAATCGGCCGAGGCTTTGCAGATTATGCGCGACGAAATGCCTCAGTTGGCCAAGAGTTGCGATGCTTCGATGCTGGCAAAGGTGAAGGAATATATGCTCAAAGAGGCTGACGACCAGGCTAAGAGCAATGACTATTGGATGGGCGTTATCAACACTTGGCACCGCTATGGCATCGATAGTTATACCCAATACAAAGCTCTGGTGGCCGCACAGACGCCCGAGAGCATCTCTCACTTTGCAAAAGAAATTCTTAAGGCAGGTAACCATATTGAGGTGACCATGATGCCCGCCGAGGAGAAGAAGTAA
- a CDS encoding helix-turn-helix domain-containing protein produces MNKTLETRVEELEQMVFMNKNVLSFEEASKFLNLSKSYLYKLTSGNLIPHYKPQGKMLYFEKAELEAWLRQNPVKTAAQINQEAQRYIMSSKPLMQK; encoded by the coding sequence ATGAACAAGACATTAGAAACTCGAGTTGAAGAACTCGAACAAATGGTATTCATGAATAAGAATGTGTTGAGTTTTGAAGAAGCCAGCAAGTTCTTAAACCTCTCAAAGAGTTATCTCTACAAACTCACATCAGGGAACCTGATACCACATTACAAACCGCAAGGTAAAATGCTTTACTTTGAGAAAGCTGAACTTGAAGCGTGGCTACGGCAGAACCCAGTTAAAACTGCTGCACAAATAAATCAAGAAGCCCAGCGGTATATAATGAGTAGCAAACCCTTAATGCAGAAATAG
- a CDS encoding mannose-1-phosphate guanylyltransferase, whose protein sequence is MNQTNNYCVILAGGRGLRLWPYSRLSYPKQFIDFFGCGRSLLQQTFDRFLKILPIEHILVSTNEMYADIVHQQLPELPTENILAEPIYRSTAPSLAWASHRILHLCPEANIVVTPSDQAIQNEKAFEENIQTGFNFVNSCSGMLTMGIKPTRPEPGYGYIQLGERASEGVYRVRSFTEKPDRSFARLFLESGEFHWNTGLFLFHARFAYDRLCELLPSVLRQFDEQYPTFTPQEETRFIHEHFPLYPNLSLEHGMLENSTDVYVMRCDFGWADLGTWHSLFESMQKGEEDNVVIDCDVILENSRDNIVKVPKGKLAVINGLDGYIVVEKDNVLLICKKEDSSALVRKYANEARLKKGDEFV, encoded by the coding sequence ATGAATCAGACCAATAACTATTGCGTGATTCTGGCCGGCGGAAGAGGGCTGCGCTTGTGGCCCTACAGCAGGTTGTCGTATCCTAAACAGTTTATCGACTTCTTTGGTTGCGGAAGAAGCTTACTGCAACAAACCTTCGACCGCTTTCTCAAAATCCTCCCCATAGAGCATATTCTGGTTAGCACGAACGAGATGTATGCCGACATCGTGCACCAACAACTGCCCGAACTGCCTACCGAAAATATCTTAGCAGAACCGATCTACCGCAGTACGGCACCCAGTTTGGCCTGGGCCTCGCACCGCATTCTTCACCTCTGCCCCGAGGCAAACATCGTGGTGACACCATCAGATCAGGCCATACAAAACGAGAAGGCTTTCGAAGAGAATATCCAAACGGGATTTAACTTCGTCAATAGCTGTAGCGGTATGCTTACCATGGGCATCAAACCTACACGCCCCGAACCGGGTTACGGTTATATCCAACTGGGCGAACGGGCTTCTGAAGGGGTGTATAGGGTGCGCTCGTTCACGGAGAAACCTGATCGCTCGTTCGCCCGCCTCTTCCTCGAAAGTGGCGAGTTCCATTGGAATACGGGCCTTTTCCTCTTTCATGCTCGCTTTGCCTATGACCGACTGTGCGAACTGCTGCCTTCGGTTCTGCGCCAGTTCGATGAGCAATATCCTACGTTCACCCCACAGGAAGAGACGCGCTTCATCCACGAACACTTCCCGCTCTACCCCAATCTCTCTCTCGAACATGGTATGCTCGAAAACTCTACCGATGTGTATGTGATGCGATGCGACTTCGGATGGGCCGACCTGGGCACCTGGCATAGCTTGTTCGAGTCGATGCAAAAGGGCGAAGAGGATAATGTTGTCATCGATTGTGATGTGATTTTAGAAAATAGTCGCGATAATATCGTTAAGGTTCCGAAGGGTAAACTGGCTGTCATCAACGGTCTGGATGGCTATATTGTGGTGGAAAAAGATAATGTCCTGCTCATTTGTAAAAAAGAAGATTCTTCGGCTTTGGTGCGGAAATATGCCAACGAAGCTCGACTCAAGAAGGGAGATGAGTTTGTGTAA